The Salvia miltiorrhiza cultivar Shanhuang (shh) chromosome 1, IMPLAD_Smil_shh, whole genome shotgun sequence genome has a window encoding:
- the LOC131005173 gene encoding uncharacterized protein LOC131005173 isoform X4, with protein sequence MGIATSMGLLKFALLGVDLLGWPVIALGFPLFASIRAVESGSRYHMRKLVIYWTLFSLFSLFEFAFEKIIDWIPFWSGVRLIVSFSLVMPQFEGACLAYQGLVRSVIDRFGMLKEGRLCKRENFWDVVEKYINENGPEALEKLIALEMTRPEARVENRHPETPPRKKSQQEWTCHLCKVTNMGESTLNAHLQGSQHKSKLMSLKASLLDEKDTGPSFSRQVQHAHSFSAAWDLKGTYAAAEFKERMTPKEPENPLLKKAQQEWTCDLCKVTTASKSMLNAHLQGSKHKSKLESPKGSLLDAKDTGPSPLVQHTQSVSAACDLNGTCAAAEFKEVMPPTETAEKWRIETPLLKKAQPEWTCDLCKVTTMSEITLSGHLQGRRHKAKLDTILKESLLDAKDTGPCSPLVQHAQSVSAAWDLNGTYAPFEDKEISLAQETAEKRLPETPLFKKAQQEWTGDLCKVTTESDSTLNDHLQGSNHKSKLETNPEANLLDAKDTGPSPPVQHAQSVSAACNLNGTPDAAEVKEVMPPKETADKWQSEIPLLKKAQPEWTCDLCEVTTMSEITLNGHLQGREHKAKLETILKKSLFDAKDAGPSTALQVQHAQSVSAAWDLNGTYAPFEDKEISLAQETAEKRLPETPLFKKAQQEWTGDLCKVTTESDSTLNDHLQGSNHKSKLETNPEANLLDAKDTGPSPPVQHAQSVSAACNLNGTPDAAEVKEVMPPKETADKWQSEIPLLKKAQPEWTCDLCEVTTMSEITLNGHLQGREHKAKLETILKKSLFDAKDAGPSTALVQQAQPVSAAWDLNGTFEAAEDKEIMTPKETAKRRLPETPLLKKAQQECTGDLCKVTTECESALNDHLQGSYHKSNLETTLEASLLDEKDTGPSPPVVPHTQSVSAAWALKGMYAAAEVEEMMPPKATAETPLRKKAQPEWTCDLCKVTTPCEITLNGHLKGRKHKAKLESILKESLIDAKVTGPSSPLVQHAQSVSAAWDLNGTYAAFEDKEISPPQETAEKSLPETPSLKKAQQEWTGDLCEVATESESTLNDYLQGSNHKSKLETILEASLLDAKDTGPSPSVKHAQSVSAEVREIIPPKETAEKRGPETPLLKKTQREWTCDLCKVTTTSKITLNAHLQGGKHKAKLDANLKDSLNELEKLNASKTGHVECSNSHRDVKVIESNAKNGSSTSQEVQYAQSNEIPKRTYANAEVKETMPPPEARRAETPPLKKEWRCGLCRVKVTCEKNLNDHLQGSKHKSELESVKQWKEWSCGLCSVKVTCEKNLNDHLLGSKHKSKIESLKQWKGKLVVLEVNGECKHVCIICNTKLHSDVDLASHVKGKLHASNIAEMEKLKM encoded by the exons ATGGGAATTGCAACATCTATGGGGCTCCTCAAGTTTGCTCTTCTCGGCGTCGATCTTCTTGGCTG GCCTGTTATTGCTCTGGGCTTTCCCCT GTTTGCTTCAATCAGGGCAGTTGAGAGTGGTTCTAGATATCACATGAGGAAGTTGGTCATATATTGGACCCTTTTCTCATTGTTTTCTCTCTTTGAGTTTGCTTTTGAGAAAATCATAGATTG GATACCTTTCTGGTCTGGTGTAAGACTCATAGTTAGCTTCTCGTTAGTGATGCCTCAGTTTGAGGGTGCATGCCTTGCCTACCAAGGCCTTGTACGTTCAGTTATTGACAGATTCGGCATGCTAAAGGAGGGGAGGCTTTGTAAGAGAGAAAACTTTTGGGATGTAGTAGAGAAATACATCAACGAAAATGGACCAGAAGCTCTGGAAAAGCTTATTGCACTGGAG ATGACACGACCAGAAGCAAGAGTGGAAAATAGACACCCTGAGACTCCTCCCCGCAAGAAATCTCAGCAAGAATGGACCTGTCATTTATGTAAGGTTACTAACATGGGTGAGTCAACGTTGAATGCTCATCTTCAAGGCAGCCAGCACAAGTCCAAGCTTATGTCCCTGAAAGCAAGCTTGCTTGATGAAAAAGATACAGGACCCTCATTTTCG CGGCAGGTGCAACACGCACATTCATTTTCTGCTGCTTGGGATCTGAAGGGAACATATGCAGCTGCTGAGTTTAAAGAGAGAATGACACCAAAAGAACCAGAGAACCCTCTCCTCAAGAAAGCTCAGCAAGAATGGACCTGTGATTTATGTAAGGTTACTACCGCGAGTAAGTCAATGTTGAATGCTCATCTTCAAGGAAGCAAGCACAAGTCCAAGCTTGAGTCTCCTAAAGGAAGTTTACTTGATGCAAAAGATACGGGACCCTCACCTTTG GTGCAGCACACACAGTCAGTTTCTGCTGCTTGCGATCTGAACGGAACATGTGCAGCTGCTGAGTTTAAAGAGGTAATGCCACCAACAGAAACTGCAGAAAAGTGGCGCATAGAGACACCTCTCCTCAAGAAAGCTCAGCCAGAATGGACCTGTGATCTATGCAAGGTGACAACCATGAGTGAGATAACGTTAAGTGGTCATCTTCAAGGGAGAAGACACAAGGCCAAGCTTGATACCATCCTGAAAGAAAGCTTGCTTGATGCAAAAGATACAGGGCCCTGCTCACCATTG GTGCAGCATGCGCAGTCAGTTTCTGCTGCTTGGGATCTGAACGGAACATATGCACCTTTTGAGGATAAAGAGATATCGCTGGCACAAGAAACTGCAGAAAAGAGACTCCCAGAAACCCCTCTCTTCAAGAAAGCTCAGCAAGAATGGACCGGTGATCTATGCAAGGTTACTACCGAGAGTGATTCAACATTGAATGATCATCTTCAAGGGAGCAACCACAAGTCTAAGCTTGAGACAAACCCTGAAGCAAACTTGCTTGATGCAAAGGATACAGGACCTTCACCTCCG GTGCAGCACGCGCAGTCAGTTTCTGCTGCTTGCAATCTGAATGGAACACCTGATGCTGCTGAGGTTAAAGAGGTAATGCCGCCAAAAGAAACTGCAGACAAGTGGCAATCAGAGATCCCTCTCCTTAAGAAAGCTCAGCCAGAATGGACCTGTGATCTATGCGAGGTGACAACCATGAGTGAGATAACATTAAATGGTCATCTTCAAGGGAGAGAGCACAAGGCCAAGCTTGAGACCATCCTGAAAAAAAGCTTGTTTGATGCAAAAGATGCAGGACCCTCCACAGCTTTG CAGGTGCAGCATGCGCAGTCAGTTTCTGCTGCTTGGGATCTGAACGGAACATATGCACCTTTTGAGGATAAAGAGATATCGCTGGCACAAGAAACTGCAGAAAAGAGACTCCCAGAAACCCCTCTCTTCAAGAAAGCTCAGCAAGAATGGACCGGTGATCTATGCAAGGTTACTACCGAGAGTGATTCAACATTGAATGATCATCTTCAAGGGAGCAACCACAAGTCTAAGCTTGAGACAAACCCTGAAGCAAACTTGCTTGATGCAAAGGATACAGGACCTTCACCTCCG GTGCAGCACGCGCAGTCAGTTTCTGCTGCTTGCAATCTGAATGGAACACCTGATGCTGCTGAGGTTAAAGAGGTAATGCCGCCAAAAGAAACTGCAGACAAGTGGCAATCAGAGATCCCTCTCCTTAAGAAAGCTCAGCCAGAATGGACCTGTGATCTATGCGAGGTGACAACCATGAGTGAGATAACATTAAATGGTCATCTTCAAGGGAGAGAGCACAAGGCCAAGCTTGAGACCATCCTGAAAAAAAGCTTGTTTGATGCAAAAGATGCAGGACCCTCCACAGCTTTG GTGCAGCAAGCGCAGCCAGTTTCTGCTGCTTGGGATCTGAATGGAACATTTGAAGCTGCTGAGGATAAAGAGATAATGACACCAAAAGAAACTGCAAAAAGGAGACTCCCAGAAACCCCACTCCTCAAGAAAGCTCAGCAAGAATGCACTGGTGATCTATGCAAGGTTACTACCGAGTGTGAGTCAGCGTTGAATGATCATCTTCAAGGGAGCTACCACAAGTCCAATCTTGAGACAACCCTGGAAGCAAGCTTGCTTGACGAAAAAGATACAGGACCTTCACCTCCGGTA GTGCCACACACGCAATCAGTTTCTGCTGCTTGGGCCCTGAAGGGAATGTATGCAGCTGCTGAGGTTGAAGAAATGATGCCCCCAAAAGCAACTGCAGAGACCCCTCTCCGCAAGAAAGCTCAGCCAGAATGGACCTGTGATCTATGCAAGGTGACAACCCCGTGTGAAATAACGTTAAATGGTCATCTTAAAGGGCGCAAACACAAGGCCAAGCTTGAGTCCATCCTGAAAGAAAGCTTGATTGATGCAAAAGTAACAGGACCCTCCTCACCTTTG GTGCAGCATGCGCAGTCAGTTTCTGCTGCTTGGGATCTGAACGGAACATATGCAGCTTTTGAGGATAAAGAGATATCGCCACCACAAGAAACTGCAGAAAAGAGTCTCCCAGAAACCCCTAGCCTCAAGAAAGCTCAGCAAGAATGGACCGGTGATCTATGCGAGGTTGCTACCGAGAGTGAGTCAACATTGAATGACTATCTTCAAGGGAGCAACCACAAGTCCAAGCTTGAGACAATCCTGGAAGCAAGCTTGCTTGACGCAAAGGATACTGGACCTTCACCTTCG GTGAAGCACGCGCAGTCAGTTTCTGCTGAGGTTAGAGAGATAATTCCACCAAAAGAAACTGCAGAAAAGAGAGGACCGGAGACCCCTCTCCTAAAAAAAACTCAGCGAGAATGGACTTGTGATCTATGCAAGGTGACAACCACGAGTAAGATAACGTTAAATGCTCATCTTCAGGGGGGCAAACACAAGGCCAAGCTTGACGCCAACCTGAAAGATAGCTTGAATGAACTTGAAAAGCTTAATGCAAGCAAG ACTGGACATGTAGAGTGCAGCAATTCTCATAGAGATGTCAAAGTTATAGAATCAAATGCGAAAAATGGTTCATCGACATCACAAGAG GTGCAGTATGCTCAATCAAATGAGATTCCCAAAAGAACATATGCCAATGCTGAGGTTAAAGAGACAATGCCACCACCAGAAGCAAGACGCGCAGAAACTCCTCCCCTCAAGAAAGAATGGCGTTGTGGTTTATGTAGGGTGAAAGTCACGTGTGAGAAAAATTTGAATGATCATCTTCAGGGAAGCAAACACAAATCCGAGCTAGAATCAGTAAAACAATGGAAAGAGTGGAGCTGTGGTTTATGTAGTGTGAAAGTCACGTGTGAGAAAAATTTGAATGATCATCTTCTGGGAAGCAAACACAAGTCCAAGATAGAATCGCTAAAACAATGGAAGGGAAAGCTGGTTGTTTTAGAGGTTAATGGGGAGTGTAAACACGTGTGCATTATATGTAATACGAAGCTGCATAGCGACGTTGATTTGGCCTCTCATGTCAAAGGGAAACTACATGCCTCCAACATCGCTGAAATGGAGAAACTTAAAATGTAG
- the LOC131005173 gene encoding uncharacterized protein LOC131005173 isoform X7, with product MGIATSMGLLKFALLGVDLLGWPVIALGFPLFASIRAVESGSRYHMRKLVIYWTLFSLFSLFEFAFEKIIDWIPFWSGVRLIVSFSLVMPQFEGACLAYQGLVRSVIDRFGMLKEGRLCKRENFWDVVEKYINENGPEALEKLIALEMTRPEARVENRHPETPPRKKSQQEWTCHLCKVTNMGESTLNAHLQGSQHKSKLMSLKASLLDEKDTGPSFSRQVQHAHSFSAAWDLKGTYAAAEFKERMTPKEPENPLLKKAQQEWTCDLCKVTTASKSMLNAHLQGSKHKSKLESPKGSLLDAKDTGPSPLVQHTQSVSAACDLNGTCAAAEFKEVMPPTETAEKWRIETPLLKKAQPEWTCDLCKVTTMSEITLSGHLQGRRHKAKLDTILKESLLDAKDTGPCSPLQVQHAQSVSAAWDLNGTYAPFEDKEISLAQETAEKRLPETPLFKKAQQEWTGDLCKVTTESDSTLNDHLQGSNHKSKLETNPEANLLDAKDTGPSPPHAQSVSAACNLNGTPDAAEVKEVMPPKETADKWQSEIPLLKKAQPEWTCDLCEVTTMSEITLNGHLQGREHKAKLETILKKSLFDAKDAGPSTALQVQHAQSVSAAWDLNGTYAPFEDKEISLAQETAEKRLPETPLFKKAQQEWTGDLCKVTTESDSTLNDHLQGSNHKSKLETNPEANLLDAKDTGPSPPVQHAQSVSAACNLNGTPDAAEVKEVMPPKETADKWQSEIPLLKKAQPEWTCDLCEVTTMSEITLNGHLQGREHKAKLETILKKSLFDAKDAGPSTALVQQAQPVSAAWDLNGTFEAAEDKEIMTPKETAKRRLPETPLLKKAQQECTGDLCKVTTECESALNDHLQGSYHKSNLETTLEASLLDEKDTGPSPPVPHTQSVSAAWALKGMYAAAEVEEMMPPKATAETPLRKKAQPEWTCDLCKVTTPCEITLNGHLKGRKHKAKLESILKESLIDAKVTGPSSPLVQHAQSVSAAWDLNGTYAAFEDKEISPPQETAEKSLPETPSLKKAQQEWTGDLCEVATESESTLNDYLQGSNHKSKLETILEASLLDAKDTGPSPSVKHAQSVSAEVREIIPPKETAEKRGPETPLLKKTQREWTCDLCKVTTTSKITLNAHLQGGKHKAKLDANLKDSLNELEKLNASKTGHVECSNSHRDVKVIESNAKNGSSTSQEVQYAQSNEIPKRTYANAEVKETMPPPEARRAETPPLKKEWRCGLCRVKVTCEKNLNDHLQGSKHKSELESVKQWKEWSCGLCSVKVTCEKNLNDHLLGSKHKSKIESLKQWKGKLVVLEVNGECKHVCIICNTKLHSDVDLASHVKGKLHASNIAEMEKLKM from the exons ATGGGAATTGCAACATCTATGGGGCTCCTCAAGTTTGCTCTTCTCGGCGTCGATCTTCTTGGCTG GCCTGTTATTGCTCTGGGCTTTCCCCT GTTTGCTTCAATCAGGGCAGTTGAGAGTGGTTCTAGATATCACATGAGGAAGTTGGTCATATATTGGACCCTTTTCTCATTGTTTTCTCTCTTTGAGTTTGCTTTTGAGAAAATCATAGATTG GATACCTTTCTGGTCTGGTGTAAGACTCATAGTTAGCTTCTCGTTAGTGATGCCTCAGTTTGAGGGTGCATGCCTTGCCTACCAAGGCCTTGTACGTTCAGTTATTGACAGATTCGGCATGCTAAAGGAGGGGAGGCTTTGTAAGAGAGAAAACTTTTGGGATGTAGTAGAGAAATACATCAACGAAAATGGACCAGAAGCTCTGGAAAAGCTTATTGCACTGGAG ATGACACGACCAGAAGCAAGAGTGGAAAATAGACACCCTGAGACTCCTCCCCGCAAGAAATCTCAGCAAGAATGGACCTGTCATTTATGTAAGGTTACTAACATGGGTGAGTCAACGTTGAATGCTCATCTTCAAGGCAGCCAGCACAAGTCCAAGCTTATGTCCCTGAAAGCAAGCTTGCTTGATGAAAAAGATACAGGACCCTCATTTTCG CGGCAGGTGCAACACGCACATTCATTTTCTGCTGCTTGGGATCTGAAGGGAACATATGCAGCTGCTGAGTTTAAAGAGAGAATGACACCAAAAGAACCAGAGAACCCTCTCCTCAAGAAAGCTCAGCAAGAATGGACCTGTGATTTATGTAAGGTTACTACCGCGAGTAAGTCAATGTTGAATGCTCATCTTCAAGGAAGCAAGCACAAGTCCAAGCTTGAGTCTCCTAAAGGAAGTTTACTTGATGCAAAAGATACGGGACCCTCACCTTTG GTGCAGCACACACAGTCAGTTTCTGCTGCTTGCGATCTGAACGGAACATGTGCAGCTGCTGAGTTTAAAGAGGTAATGCCACCAACAGAAACTGCAGAAAAGTGGCGCATAGAGACACCTCTCCTCAAGAAAGCTCAGCCAGAATGGACCTGTGATCTATGCAAGGTGACAACCATGAGTGAGATAACGTTAAGTGGTCATCTTCAAGGGAGAAGACACAAGGCCAAGCTTGATACCATCCTGAAAGAAAGCTTGCTTGATGCAAAAGATACAGGGCCCTGCTCACCATTG CAGGTGCAGCATGCGCAGTCAGTTTCTGCTGCTTGGGATCTGAACGGAACATATGCACCTTTTGAGGATAAAGAGATATCGCTGGCACAAGAAACTGCAGAAAAGAGACTCCCAGAAACCCCTCTCTTCAAGAAAGCTCAGCAAGAATGGACCGGTGATCTATGCAAGGTTACTACCGAGAGTGATTCAACATTGAATGATCATCTTCAAGGGAGCAACCACAAGTCTAAGCTTGAGACAAACCCTGAAGCAAACTTGCTTGATGCAAAGGATACAGGACCTTCACCTCCG CACGCGCAGTCAGTTTCTGCTGCTTGCAATCTGAATGGAACACCTGATGCTGCTGAGGTTAAAGAGGTAATGCCGCCAAAAGAAACTGCAGACAAGTGGCAATCAGAGATCCCTCTCCTTAAGAAAGCTCAGCCAGAATGGACCTGTGATCTATGCGAGGTGACAACCATGAGTGAGATAACATTAAATGGTCATCTTCAAGGGAGAGAGCACAAGGCCAAGCTTGAGACCATCCTGAAAAAAAGCTTGTTTGATGCAAAAGATGCAGGACCCTCCACAGCTTTG CAGGTGCAGCATGCGCAGTCAGTTTCTGCTGCTTGGGATCTGAACGGAACATATGCACCTTTTGAGGATAAAGAGATATCGCTGGCACAAGAAACTGCAGAAAAGAGACTCCCAGAAACCCCTCTCTTCAAGAAAGCTCAGCAAGAATGGACCGGTGATCTATGCAAGGTTACTACCGAGAGTGATTCAACATTGAATGATCATCTTCAAGGGAGCAACCACAAGTCTAAGCTTGAGACAAACCCTGAAGCAAACTTGCTTGATGCAAAGGATACAGGACCTTCACCTCCG GTGCAGCACGCGCAGTCAGTTTCTGCTGCTTGCAATCTGAATGGAACACCTGATGCTGCTGAGGTTAAAGAGGTAATGCCGCCAAAAGAAACTGCAGACAAGTGGCAATCAGAGATCCCTCTCCTTAAGAAAGCTCAGCCAGAATGGACCTGTGATCTATGCGAGGTGACAACCATGAGTGAGATAACATTAAATGGTCATCTTCAAGGGAGAGAGCACAAGGCCAAGCTTGAGACCATCCTGAAAAAAAGCTTGTTTGATGCAAAAGATGCAGGACCCTCCACAGCTTTG GTGCAGCAAGCGCAGCCAGTTTCTGCTGCTTGGGATCTGAATGGAACATTTGAAGCTGCTGAGGATAAAGAGATAATGACACCAAAAGAAACTGCAAAAAGGAGACTCCCAGAAACCCCACTCCTCAAGAAAGCTCAGCAAGAATGCACTGGTGATCTATGCAAGGTTACTACCGAGTGTGAGTCAGCGTTGAATGATCATCTTCAAGGGAGCTACCACAAGTCCAATCTTGAGACAACCCTGGAAGCAAGCTTGCTTGACGAAAAAGATACAGGACCTTCACCTCCG GTGCCACACACGCAATCAGTTTCTGCTGCTTGGGCCCTGAAGGGAATGTATGCAGCTGCTGAGGTTGAAGAAATGATGCCCCCAAAAGCAACTGCAGAGACCCCTCTCCGCAAGAAAGCTCAGCCAGAATGGACCTGTGATCTATGCAAGGTGACAACCCCGTGTGAAATAACGTTAAATGGTCATCTTAAAGGGCGCAAACACAAGGCCAAGCTTGAGTCCATCCTGAAAGAAAGCTTGATTGATGCAAAAGTAACAGGACCCTCCTCACCTTTG GTGCAGCATGCGCAGTCAGTTTCTGCTGCTTGGGATCTGAACGGAACATATGCAGCTTTTGAGGATAAAGAGATATCGCCACCACAAGAAACTGCAGAAAAGAGTCTCCCAGAAACCCCTAGCCTCAAGAAAGCTCAGCAAGAATGGACCGGTGATCTATGCGAGGTTGCTACCGAGAGTGAGTCAACATTGAATGACTATCTTCAAGGGAGCAACCACAAGTCCAAGCTTGAGACAATCCTGGAAGCAAGCTTGCTTGACGCAAAGGATACTGGACCTTCACCTTCG GTGAAGCACGCGCAGTCAGTTTCTGCTGAGGTTAGAGAGATAATTCCACCAAAAGAAACTGCAGAAAAGAGAGGACCGGAGACCCCTCTCCTAAAAAAAACTCAGCGAGAATGGACTTGTGATCTATGCAAGGTGACAACCACGAGTAAGATAACGTTAAATGCTCATCTTCAGGGGGGCAAACACAAGGCCAAGCTTGACGCCAACCTGAAAGATAGCTTGAATGAACTTGAAAAGCTTAATGCAAGCAAG ACTGGACATGTAGAGTGCAGCAATTCTCATAGAGATGTCAAAGTTATAGAATCAAATGCGAAAAATGGTTCATCGACATCACAAGAG GTGCAGTATGCTCAATCAAATGAGATTCCCAAAAGAACATATGCCAATGCTGAGGTTAAAGAGACAATGCCACCACCAGAAGCAAGACGCGCAGAAACTCCTCCCCTCAAGAAAGAATGGCGTTGTGGTTTATGTAGGGTGAAAGTCACGTGTGAGAAAAATTTGAATGATCATCTTCAGGGAAGCAAACACAAATCCGAGCTAGAATCAGTAAAACAATGGAAAGAGTGGAGCTGTGGTTTATGTAGTGTGAAAGTCACGTGTGAGAAAAATTTGAATGATCATCTTCTGGGAAGCAAACACAAGTCCAAGATAGAATCGCTAAAACAATGGAAGGGAAAGCTGGTTGTTTTAGAGGTTAATGGGGAGTGTAAACACGTGTGCATTATATGTAATACGAAGCTGCATAGCGACGTTGATTTGGCCTCTCATGTCAAAGGGAAACTACATGCCTCCAACATCGCTGAAATGGAGAAACTTAAAATGTAG